DNA from Pseudomonadota bacterium:
GCATTTCCAATTCATATGTTGAGCGATAAGCAACATATAATAATTTTATATATTCCAGGGTTGTTTTTTTTCGGTATCCTCTGGCAATATATTTCGGAATGGATACGGCGGCCTTTTTCATTTGAGTTGCTAAGATAAACCCTTCATGTTCGGGGAATGTGTCTGTTGCCCTATCGATATCCTGAGATAATTGATAAGAATTTTGCCAAACTATTAATTCTTTATAATTTCTTGGCATTTAGCTCAAATCCTTGAATCCTCGTATGGATCACAAAATCTTTGGTGATCCATACGAGTTAAGCCAATAACACAAAGAGGAGGAAATTGTTATTGGTGGGGGATTTCTTTAATTTCTCCATCGAAGATAACAGGTTCGATTCCCTGTTTCCTCAATTTTGCTGCGGGTACTTCTCCAATTCTTGTCATATAGATCTTGTTGCAGTCAGCTATTACAGATGAAATAAGATTAAATTTATCCGGATCAAATTCATGTTTCGGATCATTTACTGAAAGAGTTTCCGTATTCCTTTCTTCAATAAATTCCATATTGTCTTTTAAATCATATATTAAGAAACGTTTGGCTTTTCCAAAATGCTCATCCACACAAATTGCGTTGGTTGAAACAACTGCAATACGAGTTTTGTCCATTATATTTTCCTCCAAATAAGTCTTTAGAGCCGGTTTCAAAACGTTTAGTTTGGTCATGCTTAAGACGGGCGAAAATTTTAACCGCAAGAGAAGATGGGGGATATCAAGGGTTAAAATTTTCGCCCAATACAGCGACAATCCAAAACGGGACGTTTTGAAATTGGCTTACCATATTATTTATCCGCACCCCAACCCCGTCCCACCACAACCGGAAGGGTTGAATTTACGGCTTTTAAACCTGCCAAGATCACTGCCTTCAAAAACAGCCTCCAGCCCTTCGTCGACGAAGCCCTCCATTTCAACAGGCAGTATTCCGGCAACTTCAAGAATCTGTTTTGGCCGGTCTCCAAGAGCACTGGTAAGGATGGCGCGACAGTCTTTTATAGTATCCTTCAATTGATTCCACCTGTCGTCTCCTCCTCCCGGTTTCGGCGCATACCTGATATCCACAAGCTTATACCCAT
Protein-coding regions in this window:
- a CDS encoding four helix bundle protein, which produces MPRNYKELIVWQNSYQLSQDIDRATDTFPEHEGFILATQMKKAAVSIPKYIARGYRKKTTLEYIKLLYVAYRSTYELEMQIILSGDLGYINKEQLSVLHGNISELEIMLRFMIKTLENKQ